Proteins encoded in a region of the Piliocolobus tephrosceles isolate RC106 chromosome 18, ASM277652v3, whole genome shotgun sequence genome:
- the NETO1 gene encoding neuropilin and tolloid-like protein 1 isoform X2 produces MIHGRSVLHIVASLVILHLSGATKKGTEKQSTSETQKSVQCGTWTKHAEGGIFTSPNYPSKYPPDRECIYIIEAAPRQCIELYFDEKYSIEPSWECKFDHIEVRDGPFGFSPIIGRFCGQQNPPVIKSSGRFLWIKFFADGELESMGFSARYNFTPE; encoded by the exons ATGATCCATGGGCGCAGCGTGCTTCACA ttGTAGCAAGTTTAGTCATCCTCCATTTGTCTGGGGCAACCAAGAAAGGAACAG aaaagcaaagcaCCTCAGAAACACAGAAGTCAGTGCAGTGTGGAACTTGGACAAAACATGCAGAGGGAGGTATCTTTACCTCTCCCAACTATCCCAGCAAGTATCCCCCTGACCGGGAATGCATCTACATCATAGAAG CTGCTCCAAGACAGTGCATTGAACTTTACTTTGATGAAAAGTACTCTATTGAACCGTCTTGGGAGTGCAAATTTGATCATATTGAAGTTCGTGATGGACCTTTTGGCTTTTCTCCAATAATTGGACGTTTCTGTGGACAACAAAATCCACCTGTAATAAAATCCAGTGGAAGATTTCTATGGATTAAATTTTTTGCTGATGGAGAGCTGGAATCTATGGGATTTTCAGCTCGATACAATTTCACACCTG
- the NETO1 gene encoding neuropilin and tolloid-like protein 1 isoform X3, with product MLAEPFPKVVASLVILHLSGATKKGTEKQSTSETQKSVQCGTWTKHAEGGIFTSPNYPSKYPPDRECIYIIEAAPRQCIELYFDEKYSIEPSWECKFDHIEVRDGPFGFSPIIGRFCGQQNPPVIKSSGRFLWIKFFADGELESMGFSARYNFTPE from the exons ATGCTAGCAGAGCCATTCCCTAAGG ttGTAGCAAGTTTAGTCATCCTCCATTTGTCTGGGGCAACCAAGAAAGGAACAG aaaagcaaagcaCCTCAGAAACACAGAAGTCAGTGCAGTGTGGAACTTGGACAAAACATGCAGAGGGAGGTATCTTTACCTCTCCCAACTATCCCAGCAAGTATCCCCCTGACCGGGAATGCATCTACATCATAGAAG CTGCTCCAAGACAGTGCATTGAACTTTACTTTGATGAAAAGTACTCTATTGAACCGTCTTGGGAGTGCAAATTTGATCATATTGAAGTTCGTGATGGACCTTTTGGCTTTTCTCCAATAATTGGACGTTTCTGTGGACAACAAAATCCACCTGTAATAAAATCCAGTGGAAGATTTCTATGGATTAAATTTTTTGCTGATGGAGAGCTGGAATCTATGGGATTTTCAGCTCGATACAATTTCACACCTG
- the NETO1 gene encoding neuropilin and tolloid-like protein 1 isoform X4, with protein MVVASLVILHLSGATKKGTEKQSTSETQKSVQCGTWTKHAEGGIFTSPNYPSKYPPDRECIYIIEAAPRQCIELYFDEKYSIEPSWECKFDHIEVRDGPFGFSPIIGRFCGQQNPPVIKSSGRFLWIKFFADGELESMGFSARYNFTPE; from the exons ATGG ttGTAGCAAGTTTAGTCATCCTCCATTTGTCTGGGGCAACCAAGAAAGGAACAG aaaagcaaagcaCCTCAGAAACACAGAAGTCAGTGCAGTGTGGAACTTGGACAAAACATGCAGAGGGAGGTATCTTTACCTCTCCCAACTATCCCAGCAAGTATCCCCCTGACCGGGAATGCATCTACATCATAGAAG CTGCTCCAAGACAGTGCATTGAACTTTACTTTGATGAAAAGTACTCTATTGAACCGTCTTGGGAGTGCAAATTTGATCATATTGAAGTTCGTGATGGACCTTTTGGCTTTTCTCCAATAATTGGACGTTTCTGTGGACAACAAAATCCACCTGTAATAAAATCCAGTGGAAGATTTCTATGGATTAAATTTTTTGCTGATGGAGAGCTGGAATCTATGGGATTTTCAGCTCGATACAATTTCACACCTG